Proteins found in one Arthrobacter pascens genomic segment:
- a CDS encoding DNA gyrase/topoisomerase IV subunit A, whose product MARRQSPAPAVDSSPDYTENIVDIDVTSEMEGSFLEYAYSVIYSRALPDARDGLKPVQRRILYMMSDMGLRPDRGHVKSARVVGEVMGKLHPHGDTAIYDAMVRMAQDFSLRLPLIDGHGNFGSLDDGPAAPRYTEARLAAAALTLTDHLDEDVVDFVPNYDNQLTQPEVLPAAFPNLLVNGATGIAVGMATNMAPHNLVEVISAARHLIAHPDATLDDLMRFVPGPDLPTGGRIVGLDGIRDAYATGRGSFKTRAKVEIEQLSARRTGLVVTELPYMVGPEKVIEKIKDAVNGKKLTGISDIVDLTDRKHGLRLVIELKNGFNPNAVLQQLYRYSPMEDSFGINNVTLVDGQPQTLGLVELLSVYVGHRLDVVRRRTAFRLGKKKDRLHLVEGLLIAIVDIDEVIQIIRSSDEAAAARVRLMSIYDLSEIQANYILELRLRQLTKYSRIELEKEQDELRREIAELEAILGSEERLRGLVSSELGEIAEKYGTPRRTVLLESEAVSPTVAADLSAAPGGRGKAAPLALEIADDPCWAILTASGQIARTSNQEPLAESGPRSKHDVFRSVVKTSARGEIAAVTSQGRMLRMQVMDMPVLPPMSGLPNLAGGVQAKDFITLLKGESLIAFAPLDEVLAIGTAQGVIKRVQPDYPLNREDWEVIALKDKDSVVGVAPAGSEDADLVFLTRQAQLLRFDAAVVRPQGRTAGGMAGIKLSPDDQVLFFGVVPAQDDAAVVVTIAGTDGALPGTAPGAAKVTAFSEYPVKGRATAGVRAHRFLKGEDTLLLAWAGHGPAKASSSAGVARSLPQEHGRRDGSGIPLSQPVDVIGPTMAWPDPA is encoded by the coding sequence ATGGCACGCCGCCAAAGTCCAGCCCCCGCAGTGGATTCCAGCCCGGATTACACCGAGAACATCGTGGATATCGACGTCACTTCCGAGATGGAAGGCTCCTTCCTGGAGTACGCGTATTCTGTGATCTACTCCAGGGCCCTGCCTGACGCCAGGGACGGGCTCAAGCCGGTCCAGCGCCGCATCCTCTACATGATGAGCGATATGGGCCTGCGCCCGGACCGTGGCCACGTCAAAAGTGCGCGCGTGGTGGGCGAGGTCATGGGAAAGCTCCACCCGCACGGAGACACGGCCATCTACGACGCCATGGTGCGCATGGCCCAGGACTTTTCGCTGCGGCTGCCGCTCATTGACGGCCACGGCAACTTCGGATCGCTCGACGACGGCCCGGCGGCTCCCCGGTATACGGAGGCCCGGCTCGCGGCGGCCGCGCTGACGCTCACGGACCACCTCGACGAAGATGTGGTGGACTTTGTCCCCAACTATGACAACCAGCTGACCCAGCCAGAAGTCCTCCCGGCGGCCTTCCCCAACCTGCTGGTCAACGGAGCCACGGGTATCGCCGTCGGCATGGCAACCAACATGGCCCCGCACAACCTGGTGGAGGTCATCTCCGCCGCGCGCCACCTGATTGCCCATCCGGACGCAACTCTGGATGACCTCATGCGGTTTGTGCCCGGCCCGGACCTGCCCACGGGCGGACGGATCGTGGGGCTGGACGGCATCCGCGATGCCTACGCCACCGGGCGCGGCTCCTTCAAGACCCGGGCGAAGGTGGAGATCGAGCAGCTTTCGGCCCGCCGCACCGGCCTGGTGGTCACTGAACTGCCGTACATGGTGGGGCCTGAAAAGGTGATCGAGAAGATCAAGGACGCCGTCAACGGCAAGAAGCTGACGGGGATCAGCGACATCGTTGACCTGACAGACCGCAAACATGGCCTGCGGCTGGTCATTGAGCTCAAGAACGGATTCAATCCGAACGCCGTGCTCCAGCAGCTCTACCGTTACTCGCCCATGGAAGACTCGTTCGGCATCAACAATGTGACGCTGGTGGACGGGCAGCCACAGACTCTGGGGCTGGTGGAGCTGCTTTCCGTGTATGTGGGGCACCGCCTGGACGTGGTGCGCCGCCGCACGGCGTTCCGGCTGGGCAAGAAGAAGGACCGCCTGCACCTGGTGGAGGGCCTGCTGATCGCCATCGTGGACATCGACGAGGTCATCCAGATCATCCGCTCCTCCGACGAGGCCGCGGCGGCCCGGGTCCGGCTGATGTCCATCTACGACCTCTCCGAGATCCAGGCCAACTACATCCTGGAACTGCGGCTCCGTCAGCTGACCAAGTACTCGCGGATCGAGCTGGAGAAGGAACAGGATGAGCTGCGCCGCGAGATCGCCGAGCTCGAGGCCATCCTCGGGTCCGAGGAGCGCCTGCGCGGACTGGTGTCCAGTGAACTCGGCGAGATCGCCGAGAAATACGGAACACCCCGGCGGACGGTGCTGCTCGAATCGGAGGCCGTCTCCCCCACCGTGGCCGCTGACCTCTCCGCGGCCCCGGGCGGCAGGGGAAAGGCCGCTCCGCTGGCGCTGGAGATTGCTGACGACCCCTGTTGGGCCATCCTCACCGCGTCCGGCCAGATCGCGCGCACCTCCAACCAGGAGCCTCTGGCCGAGTCTGGTCCCCGTTCCAAACATGATGTGTTCCGGTCCGTGGTCAAGACCTCCGCGCGCGGCGAGATTGCCGCCGTCACGTCCCAGGGGCGCATGCTGCGCATGCAGGTGATGGACATGCCGGTACTGCCCCCGATGTCCGGGCTGCCGAACCTTGCCGGCGGTGTACAGGCCAAGGACTTCATCACGCTGCTGAAGGGCGAATCGCTGATCGCGTTCGCCCCGCTGGACGAGGTACTCGCCATCGGGACCGCCCAGGGCGTGATCAAGCGTGTGCAGCCTGACTATCCCCTGAACCGCGAGGACTGGGAAGTGATTGCGCTCAAGGACAAGGATTCCGTGGTGGGCGTGGCCCCGGCCGGTTCGGAGGACGCCGACCTGGTGTTCCTGACCCGGCAGGCCCAGCTGCTGCGGTTCGATGCGGCTGTGGTCCGCCCGCAGGGCAGGACCGCCGGGGGGATGGCGGGCATCAAGCTGTCCCCGGATGACCAGGTCCTGTTCTTCGGTGTGGTTCCCGCGCAGGACGACGCCGCCGTGGTGGTCACCATCGCCGGCACTGACGGCGCCCTTCCGGGGACTGCCCCGGGCGCGGCGAAGGTCACCGCGTTCTCCGAGTACCCGGTCAAGGGCCGCGCCACAGCCGGTGTCCGTGCCCACAGGTTCCTCAAAGGCGAAGACACGCTGCTGCTGGCCTGGGCAGGGCATGGGCCGGCCAAGGCTTCGTCGTCCGCCGGCGTAGCCCGGTCCCTGCCGCAGGAGCACGGCAGGCGCGACGGGTCCGGAATTCCGCTGTCCCAGCCCGTAGATGTGATCGGCCCCACCATGGCCTGGCCGGATCCGGCCTAG